The Microbacterium natoriense genomic interval GTGGTTCACCCGCAAGTCAGTCGCGGAGCTGCAGCGGGTCAAGCTCGTCGACATCGCGCTGCGCATGGCGGGTCTCTACGCGCCGGCCGGCTCCTGATCGGGCCGAGGAGTTTCGGGCACCGAGATGTCGGCGACGGTCGCGCCGTAGGCGGCGATCAGATCATCGGCCTCGACGAACAGGCTGTACCCGTGCGCGCCCGCTCCCATCGCGATGCGCTGACCGACGATCGTCTCATCGGCGTACACGGGCCAATCGGTGGTGCTGCCGATCGGCACGATCGTGCCGCGCTCGTAACCCGTGGCCGCCAGCGCGAGCTCCGGTTCAGGCAGACGCAGCTTGTTCACGCCGACGATGGCGCGCAGCTTCGGCCACGAGATCGACCGGCCCCCGGGCACGAGGGCGAACAGGTAGGTGTCGTCCGCACGCTTGACCACGAGGGTCTTCACGATGCCGGAGGGGTCGATGCCGAGGATCTCGGCCGCCTCGAACAGGCTCCGCGCGTTCGGCCGCTCGCGGATCTCGATCTCGAGACCACGGGCGGCCGCGGCATCCCGAACCCGGGAGTGCGACTCGTCTGTCACGCGTCGGGTGCTGCGAGCGGGTCGTCTGCGACCCAGAGCTCGTCGTCGGCGCGCAGTGCCTGCCAGGCGGCGTAGAGCACTCCGGCGGCGGCGGCCGCGCCGAGGATCAGGGCGACGATCGAGCCGAGGCCCGGGCCCTTCTTCTCGGGAACGACGACGCGCGCGCGAGGTGCGATGCCCTGACGCTTGGCGTTCGCGATGTCCCACGCGGTGAGCGCGGTGCCCACGACACCGCCGACGATCGGGACGACCTTGTCGTCGACGACGTGCTTGCCGAAGCGCACGCCCTGATCGACGACCGGGGCCACCTTGCGGTTGTACGTGTCCTGCACGACAGGCACGACCTGCTCCCGGTTGAAGTGGCCGAGCTGGCGGCCGGCTTCGCGGGCCACATCGGCGGCGTGGCCGACGAGCACCTGCTGGTTCTCCCAGAGCTGGGTCGCTTCTTCCTGAAGACGACGCAGTTCCTTCTTCCGCTTACGGCTGAGGCTCACGATGCTCTCCTGTCCATTGGAGTACGGGTTCCCCATCTTGCCACGCCTGGCTGGAAGGGGGGAGGGAATCGCCGCCCCCTTGCGTCATCGCCCGATTGGTGCCAGGACCCGGCCAACTCACCGAAAGCTCTGCGAGAATATGGGCATGGTTCTCGCTTCTCATGTCGCAACCCTGCACACCAACCACGGTGACATCGTCATCAACCTCTTCGGCGATCACGCTCCGAAGACGGTCGCGAACTTCGTCGGCCTCGCCGACGGCACCAAGGAATGGACCGATCCCGCCACCGGCAAGCCGGGCGAGGGTCCCCTCTACAAGGACGTCATCTTCCACCGCATCATCCCGAACTTCATGATCCAGGGCGGCGACCCGCTCGGTCAGGGCGTCGGCGGCCCCGGCTACAACTTCGACGACGAGATCAACGCGGAGCTCCACTTCAACGAGCCCTACATCCTCGCGATGGCCAACGCCGGTCTTCGTCGCAATGCCATCACGGGTCAGGTCGAAGGCACCAACGGGTCGCAGTTCTTCATCACCACCGACCCGACTCCGTGGCTGCAGGGCAAGCACACGATCTTCGGCGAGGTCGCCGACGACGCGTCGAAGGCCGTCGTAGACGCCATCGCCGCCGTGCCGACCGCCGCGGGCGACCGCCCGATCGAGCCGGTCGTCCTCCAGTCGATCGACATCGTCGCGGCCTGACGCCGAGCGAGCCGATCCGGATGACGAGCCCCGAGTTCACGAGCAATCGCGACAACTTCTGCTATCGGCATCCGGATCGGCAGAGCTTCGCGCTCTGCCAGCGGTGCATGCGCACCATCTGCCCTGAGTGCCAGACTCAGGCCGCGGTCGGGGTGATCTGCCCCGAATGCATGAAGGCTGATCGCAACAACCGCACACCCGCCCAGAAGAAGGCGGCCCGCCGGTGGCGCGGTGGCGGTTCCCTGGCCATCGCCCGCAGCGGCAAGCCCGTCGTCACCTATGCGCTCCTGGCCGTGACGTCGCTCATCGGACTGCTGCAGCTGATCCCCGGGCTGTACGGACCCATCACGAACACTCTGCTGTTCAACTCGATCTTCCTCGATCCACGGCTGTTCGAACCGTGGCGGCTGCTGACCGCGCTGTTCGTGCACGGCAACTTCATCCATCTCGCGTTGAACATGCTCGGCCTCTGGATGCTGGGGCAGACACTCGAGCCGATGCTCGGTCGTGCACGCTTCCTCGCGCTCTATCTGATCAGCGGCCTGGGCGGATCCGTCGGCGTCGCCCTGATCGCACCGGGCACCTCGACGGTCGGCGCCTCCGGGGCCATCTTCGGTCTCATGGCCGCATTGCTCATCATCGGCCGCCACATCGGCGCCAACGTCACCGGCATCATGGTGATCCTGGGCATCAACCTCGTCTACGGATTCTTCGTCTCGGGCATCGCCTGGCAGGCGCACGTCGGCGGGCTCGCGATCGGTGCCCTCGTCGCCTTCGTCCTTACCCGTACACGCCGTCGTGAACAGCGCACCTGGCAGATCATCTGGCTCTCGGTTATCACCATCCTGTTGATCGTTGCAGGACTGGTCGCGGGGCCACTGCTTCTTAACGCCTGATCGAGAGTTGTTAACAGGGTTTTCAACCCCTGTGAATAACACCGGTGTAATTCTCCCCAGCTGTGGAGAGATCTGTGGATAACTCTCGCTCTGGGTTTTTGCGCCGACGGGCTCCGGGATGCTGTCCCCGCTCGCAGAGCGGGGACCCTCCCGCTTCGCGGGCCCCTCCCGATGCTCACGGCTGACAGCATCCCTGCGCCCTCACGCATCGCTTCGCTCGCTGCACCGGGGGTCGCATCGCTTCGCTCGCTCGGGGCGTGGGGGTGAAGTGGGCTGTTCCGGGGACGAAAAAGGCCTCCCGCTTGGCGGGAGGCCTTTTAAAGTGGATGCGGGCGTCAGCGCCAGCGCGTCGTCATGAGGAAGCCGATCAGCGCGATGCCGAGGCCGATCGCGAGGTTCCAGTTGCCGAGACCCGGGATCGGGAAAGCCATGCCGGAGATGTAGAACACCAGGATCCAGACCAGGCCCAGCAGCATGAAGCCGACCATCACGGGCTTGAACCACACCGCGTTGGGCGCGGCGTCGCCTTCGGCGCGCGTCACTTCGGGTTCGTCGATCTTGCGGTCTCGTGCCATGCCGACATTCTACCCATGAGAGCGCCGGCCTTCATATCGGGCGTTCGCCGGCAGCCGAGGCACGCCCACAGCAATGCCGGATAGGATCAGCGCCATGAGTGCATCCGTCGTCTCGGGGGAGCGACGCAAGCAGAGACGCCGCCCCCGTTCGCGCGCGACCGTCACCAGCATGCTCGGCGAATTGCTGCTGACGGCCGGTGTGATCGTGCTGCTCTTCGTCGCCTGGCAGATGTGGATCGGCGACATCATCATCAACGCGCAGAAGAACGACGAGGGCGCCGCGATCTCGCAGCAGCTCGCTGCATCACCTGCCCCCGAACCTCCTCCGTTCGAGAAGACCGATGACGGGACGATCGTCTATCAGCCCGTGATCCCCGCAGCGCCGGCCGAAGGCGAATGGCTGGGTCAGATGCTCATCCCTCGCTTCGGCGCGGACTACAACAAGGGCATCTACGGCGGCACGACCCGCGCCAAGACTCTCGATCACCTCGGCATCGGCGTCTACACCGACTCGAAGATGCCGGGCGAGGTGGGCAATTTCGCCATGGCGGGGCACCGCACCACCTGGGGCAAGCCGTTCAACCAGCTCGACAAGCTGCAAGTGGGCGACGCGATCGTCGTCGAGACGCCCGACGGGTGGTTCACCTACCGCTTCCGCACTCTTGAGTACGTCAAGCCGAACCAGACCGAGGTGCTGCTCGACGTGCCTCAGATGCCGGGCGTCGAGACCGGCGAGCGCTACATCACGCTGACCGCCTGCTCTCCCCTGTACTCGCTCGCCGAGCGCATCGTCGCGTACGGCGTCTACGAGAGCTTCCAGCCGCGCGCCGAGGGCCCGCCCACGGCGCTGACCGATCCGCCGCCGCCCCCGGCCGCGCCGTCGGTGTAGGGAACGAGAGGAATCATGTACGCCGCACTCTGGCGCCTGCTGCCCGGTCCGTGGTGGCTGAAGCTGTTCATCCTGCTCGTTCTCGTGACCGCCGTGCTCTACGCGCTCTTCTGGTACGTCTTCCCCTGGGTGAGCCCGTTCATCACACCGGGTGAGGTCGACGTCGAATGACGCGAGTGCTCGTCGTGGACAACCACGACAGCTTCGTGCACACCCTCGTCGGCTACCTGCACGAACTCGGCGCCGACGTCTCGATGGTCGAAGCGGACGCGATCGATGCGGCGGGTCTCGAGGGACTCTTTCCCGAGTTCGACGCCGTCATGCTCTCCCCCGGTCCCGGCGCTCCCGCAGACGCCGGTGCGTCGATCGACGCGGTTCGTCTCGCGGCCGAGAAGCGGATGCCGCTGCTCGGAGTCTGTCTCGGTCATCAGTGCATCGCCGAGGCGTTCGGGGCCGTCGTCTCGGAGGCGCCGGAGCTCATGCACGGCATGGTCTCGGCCGTGGTGCACGACGGCTCGGCGCTGTTCGACGGCATCCCCTCGCCGTTCGACGTCGGCCGCTACCACTCGCTCGCCGTCGCGGCATCGGCTCTGCCCGCCCAGCTGCGGGTCACGGCACGCACCGGCACGGGCACCGTCATGGCACTCGCCCATGCCGAACTGCCGATTCTCGGGGTGCAGTTCCACCCCGAGAGCGTGCTCACCGAGGGCGGCTACCGGATGCTCGCGAACTGGCTGGCGTCCGTCGGCGATGCGGATGCCGTCGCACGTGCCGAGTCCCTGCATCCTCTCGCCCGCGGCTGAGGCCACCCGCTCGTTGAGCCGAGACGATACGCAGTTTCCGCCCACGACTTCAGCTGGAACTGCGTTTCCTCGCTGCGTTTCGTCTCGCTTCGCTCGCTCGCTCAACGACCGGGGAGCAGGGCGGAACTACCCGGCGGGCGCCGCGCAGAAGCGCAGTTCGACGGTCGAGCCGATCGCGATGTCGCCCGGTGCTTCCGACATGGAGATGACGGTCGCGGGATCGGTCGCGGGGCAGTCGGTGAGCTCGGTGGGCTGGGCCGCCAACCCGATCTGCTCGAGCTGCCGGGTCGCGGCATCCACCGTCCAGCCGGTGAGATCCGTGAGCGTCACGCGTCCACTCGCGACCACGAGGTTCACGACGGTGTCGGGGGCGATCTCGGCATCCGCCTTCTCGCTCGCCTCCATGACCGTGTCTGCCTGAAGACTCTTGTCGTTGCGCTGGATCACGGTGCCGAGCTGCAGACCTGCGGCCGACAGCGCGTCCTTCGCCTGCGGGAGCGACAGACCCACGAGAGTCGGCACGACGACGGTCTCTTTGCCCGAGGAGACGTAGACGGTGATCTCGTCTCCCTCGGCGACCGCGACGCCGGCCTGGGGATCGGTGCGGATGACGTTGCCCTCGACGATCTCCGAGCTCGATTCGAGCACGAGCTTGGCGGTGAGATCGAGCTCGCTCAGCGCATTCTGCGCGCGCTCCGACGACATGTCGACGACGTTGGGCACGGTGCGCGAGGTCGAGGGCGTATCAGGGCTGCTGATCGAGACGACCCAGAACAGCACCGAGGTCAGCAGCACCGCCAGCAGCGCGACGCCCGCCCAGATCCAGGCGACCGGAGGACCCGACTGCGTGCGCGTCATGGTCGTGTCGGACGACAGCTGGCGCAGCGAACGGGCGGTCTCCTGAGCCTGCTTCGGGCTGGGACCGTACAGCTCGCTGGTGAGCGCGCCGATCTCTTTGCGGCTCGGTGCACGACCCTCGACAGCGGCGTCGAGCGCGGCGCGGAAATGCGCGGCGTCGGGGTAGCGCTGGTACGGGTCTTTCGCGAGGGCGCGCAGCACGATCGGGTCGAGGGCTCCCGGGGAGTCCTCGTTGACCTCGCTCGGCGCGAGCGGCGTCTCGCTGACGTGCTGATAGGCGACGGCGACCGGCGATTCTCCGCGGAACGGCTGGCGTCCCGTGAGCAGCTCGTAGAGCACGACGCCGGTGGAGTACAGGTCGGCGCGAGCGTCGACGGGCTCACCCTTCGCCTGCTCGGGCGAGAAGTATGCGGCTGTGCCGATGATCTGCGTGGTCTCGGCGACGGTCGATGAGGAGTCGGACACGGCACGGGCGATGCCGAAGTCCATGACCTTGACCTGGCCCTTTTCGGTCACCATGACGTTGCCCGGCTTGATGTCGCGGTGCACGACACCCGCGCGATGCGAATAGTCGAGGGCTTCGAGGATGCCGTCGACGTAGCGCACGGCGTCGTCGACCGACACGGGTCCGGCCGAGATGATGTCCTTCAGCAGGGTGCCGTGGATGAGCTCCATGACGATGTACGGGGTGACGGTCCCGGACGGGGCCCCTGAGCCTGCCTGCGGGTCGGCCTCGTCACCCGCATCGAAGACCCGCACGATCGACGGGTGCGACATGCGCGACGCCGACTGCGCCTCGAGGCGGAAGCGCGTGCGGAACGCGGTGTCGCGTGCGAGCTCCGGATCGAGGATCTTGATCGCCACGGCGCGCCCCAGAGTCAGGTCGAACCCGCGGTACACCTTGGCCATGCCGCCGTGACCGATGAGCTCGTCGACGCGGTATCGACCCGCGAGAACACGTGGCTCTGTGGACACGGACTAAACCCCCTGGAAAACCTGATGACGGTGCGAACAGCCTACGACGCGGTGCTTCTAGTTGCCTGTATCGCCGCCGCCGTCGAGCGTCGGAAGGATCGGCGACGACTGGCCCTGAGGCGAGACGTCGGAGGGACGCTCGCCGCAGAAGGCGCGATACGTCGCCGTGACGACCTGCCCGGCCTTGCCGGTGTCGACCGTGAACGTCGAGGTGCGGGTGTTCGCGTCGAAGCTGCTCACCGGCGTCCCGTTGGCGAAGGTGCCGTTCGTCAGCGTGACTTCATAGGCGGTGAGATTGCTGGTGCCCGAGGGGCAGGTGAAGTTGGTCCAGTTGAGCGTCGCCTGGCCGCCCTCGATGATCGTGGCCGCAGCCGAGAACGTCGGTGCGTTCGTCGGTGCGCCGATCGGGATCTGATCGGTGTACACGAACAGGGCGATCGCGTCGCCCTTCTGCAGAAGACCCGTGGGGCTCACGCGCTCGACCGTTCCGACCTGGTTGGCATCGGATGCGGGCGAGCCGTCCTGGCAGGCCGGGAGGAGTCCGGCGTCCGTGGCGATCTGCGTCGCCTCGTCACAGCTCAGACCGACGAGGCCCAGGCCGTCGACGTTGACCGGCGGCTCTTCCGTCTCGGTCTGGGTCGGCTTCGGCGTCGGGGTGTCCTTCGGCGTCTGCGACGTGGTCGATGACGTGGTGGGGTCGGCATCGCCTCCGGCGTTCTGACCGAACAGCGTCCACAAGGTGCCGCCGAGAACGATCACGAGAAGTGCGATCAGCGCGATCAGCGGCCACGTCCACGGACTGCGCTTCTTCTTCTCGGGCTCTTCGACCTCGCCGTCGGCAGGCAGGCTGGCCGTGGTCGGGAGGATGCGGGTCGCGCCGTCGTCGTCGGATGACGACAGCATCCGCGTCGCGTCGTCGACTCCGCCGCCCGTTGCGATCGCCGGCACCGCGATGGCGGCCGAGTTCAGGTCGCCGCGGCGCAGCGCCTGTGCGGCGCGCGCGACGGTCGCCGAGGAAGACGGGCGGTCTGCCGGCTTCTTCGCGATCATCGCCATCACGAGGTTCTGCACAGGGATCGGCACGGTCGGGGGCAGCGGCGGCGGCTGCTCGTTGATCTGCGCCATCGCGATCGCGACCTGCGACTCACCGGTGAAGGGGCGCTTCCCCGCGAGGCATTCGTACGCGACGATGCCCAGCGAGTAGGTGTCTGTGGCGGGCGAGGCGGGGTGGCCCGACGCCTGCTCGGGCGACAGATACTGCACGGTGCCCATGACCTGACCGGTCGCCGTGAGCGGCACCTGGTCGGCGATGCGGGCGATGCCGAAGTCGGTGATCTTGACACGGCCGTCGGGCGTGATCAGCAGGTTTCCCGGCTTGATGTCGCGGTGCACGAGGCCAGCGGCGTGCGCGGCCTGCAGAGCGGATGCCGTCTGAGCGACGATGTCGAGCGTCTTGTCTGCGCTCAGCGCGCCGTCGCGCTCGAGGATGGTCGAGAGGGCTTCACCGGGAACGAGCTCCATGACGAGGAAGGCGCTGCCGTTCTCCTCGCCGTAGTCGAACACACTCGCGATGCCCTCGTGGTTGACGAGCGCCGCGTGCCGCGCCTCCGCGCGGAATCGCTCGAGGAACCCGGGGTCCCCCATGTACTCGTCCTTGAGGATCTTGATGGCGACGGTGCGTCCGATGACGTGATCCGTCGCCTCCCACACCTCGCCCATGCCGCCGATCGCAATACGCGACTGCAGCTCGTAGCGACCACCGAACGACACACCCTGCGTCGGTCTCATCTGCCCAGCACCGCCTCTATGACCTTCTTCGCAATCGGAGCGGCGATGGTGTCGCCGGATCCGGACTGCCCTTTACCGCCGCCGTTCTCGACGACGACTGCTACCGCCACCGCGGGATCGTCCGCCGGCGCGAAGCCGGTGAACCACAACGTGTACGGATCGCTTCCGTTCTCCGCGGTTCCGGTCTTACCGGCCACGTCGACCCCGTCTATTCTTGCACCCTGCGCCGCTCCGGTATTGACGCTCGCGACC includes:
- a CDS encoding aminoacyl-tRNA deacylase; the protein is MTDESHSRVRDAAAARGLEIEIRERPNARSLFEAAEILGIDPSGIVKTLVVKRADDTYLFALVPGGRSISWPKLRAIVGVNKLRLPEPELALAATGYERGTIVPIGSTTDWPVYADETIVGQRIAMGAGAHGYSLFVEADDLIAAYGATVADISVPETPRPDQEPAGA
- a CDS encoding DNA helicase produces the protein MSLSRKRKKELRRLQEEATQLWENQQVLVGHAADVAREAGRQLGHFNREQVVPVVQDTYNRKVAPVVDQGVRFGKHVVDDKVVPIVGGVVGTALTAWDIANAKRQGIAPRARVVVPEKKGPGLGSIVALILGAAAAAGVLYAAWQALRADDELWVADDPLAAPDA
- a CDS encoding peptidylprolyl isomerase, which gives rise to MVLASHVATLHTNHGDIVINLFGDHAPKTVANFVGLADGTKEWTDPATGKPGEGPLYKDVIFHRIIPNFMIQGGDPLGQGVGGPGYNFDDEINAELHFNEPYILAMANAGLRRNAITGQVEGTNGSQFFITTDPTPWLQGKHTIFGEVADDASKAVVDAIAAVPTAAGDRPIEPVVLQSIDIVAA
- a CDS encoding rhomboid family intramembrane serine protease, translating into MTSPEFTSNRDNFCYRHPDRQSFALCQRCMRTICPECQTQAAVGVICPECMKADRNNRTPAQKKAARRWRGGGSLAIARSGKPVVTYALLAVTSLIGLLQLIPGLYGPITNTLLFNSIFLDPRLFEPWRLLTALFVHGNFIHLALNMLGLWMLGQTLEPMLGRARFLALYLISGLGGSVGVALIAPGTSTVGASGAIFGLMAALLIIGRHIGANVTGIMVILGINLVYGFFVSGIAWQAHVGGLAIGALVAFVLTRTRRREQRTWQIIWLSVITILLIVAGLVAGPLLLNA
- a CDS encoding cell division protein CrgA; protein product: MARDRKIDEPEVTRAEGDAAPNAVWFKPVMVGFMLLGLVWILVFYISGMAFPIPGLGNWNLAIGLGIALIGFLMTTRWR
- a CDS encoding class E sortase, whose translation is MSASVVSGERRKQRRRPRSRATVTSMLGELLLTAGVIVLLFVAWQMWIGDIIINAQKNDEGAAISQQLAASPAPEPPPFEKTDDGTIVYQPVIPAAPAEGEWLGQMLIPRFGADYNKGIYGGTTRAKTLDHLGIGVYTDSKMPGEVGNFAMAGHRTTWGKPFNQLDKLQVGDAIVVETPDGWFTYRFRTLEYVKPNQTEVLLDVPQMPGVETGERYITLTACSPLYSLAERIVAYGVYESFQPRAEGPPTALTDPPPPPAAPSV
- a CDS encoding anthranilate synthase component II; its protein translation is MTRVLVVDNHDSFVHTLVGYLHELGADVSMVEADAIDAAGLEGLFPEFDAVMLSPGPGAPADAGASIDAVRLAAEKRMPLLGVCLGHQCIAEAFGAVVSEAPELMHGMVSAVVHDGSALFDGIPSPFDVGRYHSLAVAASALPAQLRVTARTGTGTVMALAHAELPILGVQFHPESVLTEGGYRMLANWLASVGDADAVARAESLHPLARG
- the pknB gene encoding Stk1 family PASTA domain-containing Ser/Thr kinase, coding for MSTEPRVLAGRYRVDELIGHGGMAKVYRGFDLTLGRAVAIKILDPELARDTAFRTRFRLEAQSASRMSHPSIVRVFDAGDEADPQAGSGAPSGTVTPYIVMELIHGTLLKDIISAGPVSVDDAVRYVDGILEALDYSHRAGVVHRDIKPGNVMVTEKGQVKVMDFGIARAVSDSSSTVAETTQIIGTAAYFSPEQAKGEPVDARADLYSTGVVLYELLTGRQPFRGESPVAVAYQHVSETPLAPSEVNEDSPGALDPIVLRALAKDPYQRYPDAAHFRAALDAAVEGRAPSRKEIGALTSELYGPSPKQAQETARSLRQLSSDTTMTRTQSGPPVAWIWAGVALLAVLLTSVLFWVVSISSPDTPSTSRTVPNVVDMSSERAQNALSELDLTAKLVLESSSEIVEGNVIRTDPQAGVAVAEGDEITVYVSSGKETVVVPTLVGLSLPQAKDALSAAGLQLGTVIQRNDKSLQADTVMEASEKADAEIAPDTVVNLVVASGRVTLTDLTGWTVDAATRQLEQIGLAAQPTELTDCPATDPATVISMSEAPGDIAIGSTVELRFCAAPAG
- a CDS encoding protein kinase domain-containing protein, whose product is MRPTQGVSFGGRYELQSRIAIGGMGEVWEATDHVIGRTVAIKILKDEYMGDPGFLERFRAEARHAALVNHEGIASVFDYGEENGSAFLVMELVPGEALSTILERDGALSADKTLDIVAQTASALQAAHAAGLVHRDIKPGNLLITPDGRVKITDFGIARIADQVPLTATGQVMGTVQYLSPEQASGHPASPATDTYSLGIVAYECLAGKRPFTGESQVAIAMAQINEQPPPLPPTVPIPVQNLVMAMIAKKPADRPSSSATVARAAQALRRGDLNSAAIAVPAIATGGGVDDATRMLSSSDDDGATRILPTTASLPADGEVEEPEKKKRSPWTWPLIALIALLVIVLGGTLWTLFGQNAGGDADPTTSSTTSQTPKDTPTPKPTQTETEEPPVNVDGLGLVGLSCDEATQIATDAGLLPACQDGSPASDANQVGTVERVSPTGLLQKGDAIALFVYTDQIPIGAPTNAPTFSAAATIIEGGQATLNWTNFTCPSGTSNLTAYEVTLTNGTFANGTPVSSFDANTRTSTFTVDTGKAGQVVTATYRAFCGERPSDVSPQGQSSPILPTLDGGGDTGN